The sequence GATAGGCTTCGCCTTTTTGGAACTCCCCGCTTAGCGGGGAGTTTTCTACATACAAAAAAAAAAGGCGCATCCGGTAAACCGGATGCGCCCGACAAGCCGCTATGCAACAGGGCTACGGCAGTCTGACTGTTTGTTTTATCTTAGGATGTTATTCCCGTCTGCGCTTGAGCCTGTCCAGCCTCTCCTGCATGAGGAAGCGCCCGGTGACGGAATTGGGGTCGGCAACGATGGCCTCGGGCGTTCCGGCAGAGACGATCTGGCCGCCGTTCTCGCCGCCGCCGGGGCCCATATCCAGCACATGGTCGGATGCCAGAATCATGTCTGTATTATGCTCGATAACCACCACGCTGGCTCCCCTGTCCACCAATGCATGCAGTACCTTGATGAGCTTGCCCACCTCGTGCATGTGCAGGCCAGTAGTCGGCTCGTCAAGAATATACATGGTTCCTGGCAGGGATCGCTTGCCCAGTTCGCGCGAAATCTTGATGCGTTGTGCTTCGCCGCCCGAAAGCGTGGTGGCGGGCTGCCCAAGTCGCAGGTATTCCAGCCCCACTTCTTCCAGCACGGCAAGGCGGCGCTCCAGCGAGGGATAGTTTTCAAAGAGCTGGCGGGCCTGATGTACGGTGAGGTCGAGCACCTCGGCGATGTTCAACCCCTTGTAGCGCACTTCAAGGGTTTCGTGGTTATAGCGTTTGCCCTTGCACACATCGCAGGTCACGTACACGTCGGGCAAGAAGTGCATTTCAACGCGAATCTGCCCATCACCGCCGCAGGCTTCGCAACGCCCCCCACGCACGTTAAAGCTGAAACGCCCCGGCCTGTAGCCGCGTTTGCGGGCGTCCTGGGTCATGGCAAAAATATTGCGAATCTCGTCAAAAATCTTGGTGTAAGTGGCAGGGTTGGAACGCGGCGTGCGCCCAATGGGCGTCTGGTCAATGGCCACAATACGTTCCACAGGCGCAGAGCCTTTTTCGTATTCCAGCCCGCCGATGGTGCCGGGCTGATCCACGCGCAGGCCAAGGTTCAGGGCCACATGCTTGTAGAGCGTATCCACCACAAGCGAACTTTTGCCGGAGCCGGAAACACCGGTCACGCAGGTCAGCACGCCCAAAGGGATGCGGCAGTCAATATCGCGCAGGTTGTTGGTGGTGATGCCGTGCATGACCAGCGCCCCCTGCCCTTCACGCCGTTCGTCCGGCAGGGCGATCACGTCATCGCCACGCAAATAGCGGGCAGTGAGCGTGTCCGCCTTGCCGAGCAGGTCGTCCACCCGCCCCTGAAACATGATTTCGCCGCCCTGCGAGCCGGAGCCTGGGCCAAGTTCAATGACCGTATCCGCCGCGCAGATGGTGGCTTCGTCATGCTCCACCACAAGCACGGTATTACCGCGCGCCTGAAGCGACCGCAGGGTTCCCAGCAACCGCTCGTTGTCACGCGGATGCAGGCCGATGGAGGGTTCGTCCAGCACGTAGGTGACGCCCACAAGGCCTGAACCGAGTTGCGATGCCAGACGGATGCGCTGGGCCTCGCCGCCGGAAAGAGTGGACATGGAGCGCCCCAGCGAAAGATACTCAAGCCCCACGCTGCGCATGAACGACAGGCGGTGGGTCAGTTCCTTCATAAGCGGCTCGGCAATGACCACATGTCGTCCCGTAAATTCCCGTTTTTCAAGCCATTCCAGCGCGCGCTCGACCGAAAGGTTGCAGAACTGCGCGATATTCAGATCGTCCACCCGCACGGAGAGCGCGTTGGTGTTCAGCCGCGCTCCGTGGCAGTCGGGGCAGTCCATGGTCTGCCGAAAACGCGAAAGCGCCTCGCGCCATGCATCGCCATACTGCATGCCGCTTTCAAGCAGAGGAATAACGCCGGGCCAGCGTTTTTCGCTCACGCCCACCTGCCCCTGCGCGCGCAGTGCGTCAGAAAAATGCTCGCTCTGATAATCGCCGCCAGCGCCAAGGGCCACGCTGCCGCCCATCCAGTTACGGCGCAGGCCCAACGAGGCGCGCGCGGGGCGGCCCTGTTCATCCTCGCCGTAAAAAAGGGCGGAAAGCGCGTCTTCGCTAAACTGCTCCAGCGGCGTGGAAAGCTGAAATTTGAAGCGCTTGCCCAGAGCCTTGAGGGCGTCCTCATAGCGGCTGAACATCTTGTCCGTGGCCCAGGGCAACAGCGCGCCCGTATTCAGCGAAAGCCCCATATTGGGCGCAATGAGGCGGGGTTCAAAATAATCCACGCCGCCAAGGCCTACGCAGCGCGGGCAGGCGCCCTGCGGCCCGTTGAACGAAAACAGCTGCGGGCTGGGTGCGGGCAGCGAAATACGGCAGTGCGCACATACCGAGGTGGTGGAGTGCACTGTGTCTGCCTCCTGCCCTGCGGCGGCCTTGTCCGGCTCGTGCAGCACAAGACGCCCTTCGCCATAGCGCAGGGCCAGCTCAACAGAATCCGCCAGACGCCCGCGAATGCCCTCCTTGTTCACCAGGCGGTCAACCACCAGATCAATGGAGTGCTTCTTGTTCTTGTCCAGCGTGGGCACATCGTCCAAGGTGTAAAACTCGCCGTTGACGCGCACACGGGCAAAGCCTTCGGCCTTGAGCTTTTTGAACTTGTCCTGATGCGTGCCCTTCTGAAGTTCCACCAGCGGAGCCATGACCATAAACTTGGTGCCCTGCGGCAGAGCCATGATATCGCCAATGATTTCATCAGCGGCGCGCGCCTCGATGGGCCGCCCGCACTGGGGGCAATACATGCGCCCAAGCCGGGCAAAAAACACGCGCAGAAAGTCGTAAATTTCCGTGACTGTTCCCACGGTTGAACGCGGGTTGCGCGAAACGCTCTGCTGCTCAAGCGATATGGCGGGCGAAAGCCCCTCGATCTTTTCCACGTCCGGCTTGTCCATCTGGGGCAAAAACTGGCGGGCGTAGGCAGACAGCGATTCCACATAGCGGCGCTGGCCTTCGGCGTACACGATGTCGAACGCCAGCGTTGATTTGCCGGAACCTGACGGGCCGCAAATCACCACCAGCTCATCGCGGGGGATGTCCAGGCTTATGTTTTTGAGATTGTGCTGGCGGGCCTTTTCGATGTGGATGCAGGGCTTGCTTGTGTTCATGAAAGCATATGTAAGCGGCCCAAGGGGCATTGGCAAGGGCAGAGCCTGCGTATTTTTGCGCGCCCCCTCCGCTGCAAAATGCACCCTCAGCCCCCAACCACCCCGTATCGCGCAATCCTTTGCCTGCGTGCATGGACAAGCCTTGCCGAAAGCGGTATAAAAATTTTTACAGCACGTCTGTTTCTGCAACCATCTGTCTGCGGGAGGATGTATGCCGCGTCATATACATTGTTTACTGATTGTTCTGTTGCTTGCCGCACTGTCGGATTCTGTGCAGGCCGCCGAAAGCGAAGTCACTGCCCGCAGTATCTTTGCACTGCTGCCCGAAAGTATTTTTGAAAACACTCCTGAAGGCCTGAGCCCGCAGGAAAAACAAAAACTGCTTTCCGCCGGGCATTCGGAATTTTGGGAGATCGCCGGAGAAACGGAAGACGTTCTGGTGTTCGCCTCCATGCCGTTCAGGGATACAGCCGTTGCCCTGCGCCTGTTCCGCAACGCTACGGACGGCTCCGTACTTGCCGCATTCGGCACTCTGGGCGGCGCTGTGTGCACCCTTGAGCTATGGCGGGTTGACGCCTCCGGCCGCGCCGTGCCGGTGGACACCCCGCAAGAGCCGGACATAAGCGTCTTTTTTGCCCCCGGGCGCAAAATGCCGCCCGATGTTCAGGCTACGGTCATGATCTGCCTTGGCCTTGGCGGCCTCAAGGCGCAGCCCATGTTCTGGACCAGTACGGGCATGGCCCATGTTCCGGTAGACAATGACGTAAGCTTTCAGTGGAACGGCAAAAGTTTTGAAAAGCTGGTGCAGCCGCACACCGATTAGCGGCCCAGCATAAAAATCAGGGTTGGGTTCCCGCAAGGGAAAGGCCCGTTTCTGCCGGAGATCTCCTGCGGAAACGGGCCTTGTTTTTGTGTAAAAAGTCAGCGTGGCGGCAACAGCTTACATAGCTATTTTATTCTCCAAGACAGCCAGAAAGTAAAAGAACCGTTTAGCCCCGCTTGCCCGCAAGGCTGAACAGCAACAAAGCCCCCATGATGATCGCGCCGCCCGCAAAGGTGGAGGCATCAGGCAGCCCGCCCGTCACCGCAAAATCAAGCAGCATGGACAAAAAGGGCGTCAGGAACATGTAGTTGGTCACAAGGCTTGTGCGCGGGGCCAGGGCAAGGGCTCTTGTCCAGAGCAGGTATGCTGCGGCGCTGGGGAAAATCCCCAGAAAAAGCGCAAGCCACAGCGCTCTGGCGGGCGCAGCCTGCACCTGGGCAATGGTTTGCGGCAGGCAGTACAGCAAAAACAGCGTACCCGCAAAAAAACTCCAGGCGGCGATTTCCATGGAGCCGTAGTGCCGCGACAAGGCGCGCTGCGTAATATTGTACAGGCTTATGAGCACTGCGGCCACCAGCACCCAGCCCATGCCGGGGGCCAGCATAAATCCCTGCCCGCCGCCGTTCATTACCACCACGCCGCCAAATGCCAGCGCAAGCGCAAGCCAGCGCAGCACGGGCAAACGCTCGCTGAAGAACAGACGCGCCAACGCCGCCGTCAGAATGGGAGCCGTGGAAATGACAATGCAGTTGGTGGTGGGGTTGAGGGTAATGGAACCCTCATTGAAGGCCAGCAGATACAGTGTAAAGCCGCTCAGCCCTGCTGCCGCAAACAGGGGCAGATGCCGGGCAGAAGGAACAAAAAATCCCCCGCGCGCCCTGCCCCTTGCCAGCAAGATGCCAACAAAGGCCAGCGACGCCACAGCGCAGCGCAAAAGGCCCAGCGGCCCCGGAGTAAAAAATGCCAGCGCAACCTTGGTGTACACATAGGCGGTCGACCACAGTACAACAGTGGCAAAGGCATAGGCCTGACAGATCAGCGCGGGATTGTTCATGACTATTCTTGGCGAATAGTTACATGCTGCGGAAACCCCAAGTATCGCCCGCAAACGCCGCGCGGGCGGCCCGGGCTTTCGTGGCCGGATATCGGCCAGTTCGGGCTATCGCTATTTTTCCAGCCACTCTCCAAGACGGGTTGCGAGAGTTGCCTCATCAAAGCGAGGGGTGGCGTACATGCCTGCGGCCTCGCGCTGGCGTGCTGCTTCTGCAAGAATGATGGCTGAAGCCACAGACACGTTGAAGCTCTGGATCATGCCGTACATGGGAATGTACAGCTCGCCATCTGCGGCAGCGAGCAGTTCCGGCTCAACGCCGCTGTGCTCGTTGCCCATAATCACAGCCGTGGGGCGGGTAAAATCCCATTCCCGCATGGGGCGGGCCTTTTCTGTAAACGAGGTGGCAAGCACCTGCATCCCCTGACCGCGCAGCTCTGCCATCATGCCTTCGCAGGTTTTGTGGCGCTCGGTTTCTACCCATTTGCGGGCCGAGGCCGATGTTTTGCGCCCCAAAGCGGGAAATGCCGTGTTGGTATAATACAGGTGCACGCGGCTGACGCCAAAGGCATCGCACGAACGGTAAATGGCCGAAACGTTGTGCGGGTCGTGGATATTGGCAAGCACCAGCGTAAGGTCCGGCTGGCGGTGACTCAGCACTTCCAGAAAGCGGGCCTTGCGCCGTGCCGTGGGTTCTTTGGGCATGGCTGATTCCTTACACATTGTAATTGATTGCTGCCCTTGTGTGGCAGAAAACGGCCTTTCAGGCAAGTGCGCCGATCTGCCGGGATGGACGGACAATGCCAATTAGGGTATATTTAGCACACCAGTCTTGGTCGATTTTTCTTATCGGCCTGCAATCCATTCACTTTTTTTCAGGAGCAACATGAATCTACTCCGCCTCTCTGCATATGCTCTGAGCGCACTGCTGCTTACTCCCTACACGGCTCTTGCCGCCGCCGACCATCTTACAGTTCCCGGCACCCTCTCCGCATGGTGGATCATCCCTTTTGCGGGCATGCTGCTTTCCATAGCCATACTGCCGCTGACCGCCCATATTTTCTGGGAACATCACCGGGGCAAGATTTCCATTTTCTGGGCGCTCACCTTTCTTGTGCCATGCCTAGCTGTCTATGGCCCAGGCGTGACCTTCTATGAATTCTGCCACATCATCCTGCTGGATTACGTGCCCTTCCTTGTACTCCTTTTTTCGCTGTACACGGTTGCAGGTGGAGTGCGCCTTAAAGGTTCGCTCACAGGCACGCCGCCAGTGAATCTGGGCATTCTTGCCATAGGAACTGTGCTGGCAAGCTGGATGGGCACCACAGGGGCAGCCATGCTGCTTGTGCGCCCACTGCTGCGGGCCAATGCGCACCGCAAATACCGCGTGCATTCTGTGGTATTTTTCATTTTTCTGGTGGCAAACATCGGCGGCTCACTCTCGCCGCTGGGCGACCCGCCGCTGTTTCTGGGTTTTTTGAAGGGCGTGGACTTTTTCTGGACAACCTCGCACCTGTTTTTGAAGACCCTGAGCCTTTCCACCGCCCTGCTGGCAATCTATTTTGTTCTGGACATGGTGCTCTATAACAAAGAAGGCCGCCCCGTACCGCCGATCAACCCTGCTGAAGCCGCGCCCGCAAGACCGGGGCAGGCAATGCACAGCCAGGAAAAACTCGGACTTGACGGCAAGATCAACCTGCTGTTCCTGCTGGGCGTGGTGACTGCCGTGCTGCTTTCCGGCCTGTTCCCGCTGGGAACCATAGCCACGGTGGGCGGCGTGCCGCTGGAAGCCCAAAACGTGCTGCGCGATGCCGCCCTGCTCTGCCTGGCGTGGCTTTCCATGCGCTATACCAGCCGCAGATGCCGCGAACTGAACGGCTTTACGTGGGGGCCCATTGAAGAAGTGGCCCAACTGTTCTTTGGTATTTTTGTCAGCATGATCCCGGCCATGGCCATTCTCAAGGCAGGGACCTCCGGCGCGCTGGCCCCGCTGGTGGAACTGGTCTCGCGCGATGGGCAGCCTGTCAATGCCATGTACTTCTGGCTGACGGGCGTTCTTTCCAGTTTTCTGGATAACGCCCCGACCTACATGGTCTTTTTCAATACCGCTGGTGGTGATGCGCAAACGCTCATGTACCATATGCCCGAAACTCTGGCGGCCATTTCCGCTGGCGCAGTCTTTATGGGCGCATGCAGCTACATAGGCAACGCGCCAAACTTTATGGTGCGGGCCATCGCGGAAGATCAGGGCGTGCGTATGCCTGGATTTTTTGGCTACATTTTGTGGTCGGTCTGCATCCTTGTGCCGCTGTTCGCTCTGTTGACCTGGTTTTTCTTCACTTAGGTGGCTGACTGGCCGGAGTTGAGCAGACGGCTGACACAACCTGACAACGCCAACACGCAAAAAGGCGGGCATAAAGCCCGACTGATACTGATCAAACGCCGCTTTGCGGCATTTGCGCCGCCAGCGTCAGCAAAGCCGCCGGGCGGAATACACGGAAACCAGTCGCTATCGGTGCGGCAAAGCCGCAATCGGCTCCTGATTTCCGACTGTGTTGACGCTGTCAACACGCAAAAAGGCGGGCATAAAGCCCGACTGATACTGATCAAACGCCGCTTTGCGGCATTTGCGCCGCCAGCGTCAGCAAAGCCGCCGGGCGGAATACACGGAAACCAGTCGCTATCGGTGCGGCAAAGCCGCAACCGGCTCCTGATTTCCGACTGTGTTGACGCTGTCAACACGCAAAAAGGCGGGCATAAAGCCCGCCTTTTTGCGTTAACAACAGAGTACGCTTGCCGTTGAGGGTTTTATCTGCAAGCGCTCTGTTAGATGAATTCGTCAATACGGCCAGCGCGCACCTTGGTCAGCAACCTTTTGGCCGCGCCAAGCTCACCCGTGGTCATCCTTTCCATTTTTTCGGCCAACAGCTGTTCGCCAATCAAGCGCGTGTAGGGCGTAGCGTAGTGCAGCAGAAATTCCAGGAACGATGCCGCAGAGTTGGGGCCGCACTGGTTTTTCATGCCGCATTCGCGCACCATGGAAAGGAACTCCTCGCCCGTGCGCCCCAACCGGGGGCAGGCCGCGCAAAATGACGGCAGATGGCGGGCTTCTTCCAACAGAAAACGCACCACCTCATCCACATGGCAGTCTTCGCCAATGGGGAAGGGAACCTTGTGCTCGGGATTGTCGATCCAGTTGCCGTAGGGGTTGGCAACGCTGCCAGTGAGCAGCTGCGAAGCGCCCGCGCTACAGCCATCGCGCCACAGGCCCGCAGGTTCCTTGGTGGTGAGGATAATGCCCGCGTAGGGAACCGCCAGCCGGGCAATAGCCACGCACCGCAGGTAGTCGGCGTCGCTCACGGGATGGGGCGTTTGCATGTTGCTGCCGGGGGCGCAACGCATGCGGTGCAGGCTCAGGGTGCGGCAACCGGTATCATAGGCCCGCAGCAAATGCGCCTGATGCTGCACAATACCCAGCAGATCATACTGCCAGGGACCAAGGCCCAGCATCAGGCCGCCGCCCACGTCCGGCACACCCGCCTGAAAGGCGACATCGGCGGCGTTCAGCCGGGCGTAGTAATCACTCTTGGGGCCAGAGATGTGAGCCGCGCGATAGCTGGCCTCGTGGTAGGTGTCCTGATAGATCAGCACGGTGCCCACATACGATTCAAGCAGGGCGGCATATTCATGTGATTCGAGAGCACCCACGTTCACGTTGACGCTGTGTACCTCGCCCACGCCGTCAAAAGCCGTGTACAGAATGCTGATGGCCTCGGCCAGATATTCAATATCCGCATTGGGCAACTGACCGCTGACAAGAAAAATACGTTTGTGACCCTGCCGAATGAGCTTGAGGGCTGCCTCGCGCATTTCAGGCGAGGTCATGTACTTGCGCTCAACGGCCTTGTTGCTTTTGCGGTTGGCGCAATACAGGCATTCGCTGCCGCAGTGGTTGGAGATGTGCAGGGGGGCGGAAAGTACAATACGGTCCCCGTAAACCTTTTGCTTGACTTCATCGGCGGCAGCCATAATGCGGCCAACGCCCACGCCGTCCTGCACGCGCATGAGGGCGACCGTTTCCGCCAAGGTTAAAGGCTGCAATTCAAGCGACTTGTTGAGGATATCCCGAAGCTCTGCGGCGTCAGGTGCTGTTTCCCTTTCCAGAGCTGTGCCAATGGCCTGGGCATCAAACCAGCGGGGCTGTGCATCAACAGACATGGGAACCTTCCTTGCAATAATTTTCAATAATTTCAGCAGGATCATCGCAATAACAATCCTGCACTTCATGTTACTTTGTTCACAAGCAACACGTTATTTATTTCACATTCGCAAGTCAAGGTGTGTACACGCACTTGTTTGATTAATCAAACTATAAATTGGGCTGTTGCCTGAAAAATAAGCTAAATGAAACTGACAAGATAGAAAAAGCGCTCTCCTCCTGCGACCAAAATTAAACACATAAAAAATTTTTGTATTTATTTGCGCAGTGCCTGCCAGCAGATGCTCTTGCGCCGCAAAAGCCACAGAGATATATTGCGCATGGCAAAAAAAGGGCACTCAGCCTGCCAAAAACCTAAAAAAATAGATTCCTCTGCCCGCACATCCACTTCAAGGAAAATCCATGTTCTCACTCCGCCCTGTTTCCCTTATGCTGGCTTTTTTGCTCTTCCTTTGCCTTGGCTTTGCCCAGCCAGCCCATTGCGCCGAAAAACCCCAAGGCCCCCTGCGCGTGGCCCTTCTGCTGGAAACGCCCACGGGCGATAACGACTGGAACGACAGTCTTGTGGACGGCCTGAGGCAGGCCGAGCGCGAGCTGGGCATAAAGGCTTCTGTGATTACCGCCCAGCCAGGGCATGACGAGGCGGCGCTTCAGGAAATGTTCCGAACTGCTGCGGGCAACAATGATCTGGTGCTGGTGGCTTCCAACGGTCTGCACGAAGTGCTGCGCAACAACGCCGCCAACTTTCGCCGCACCATGTTTGGCTGCATTGATGCCGGCATCCGCGCGCCAAATATAATGTCCGTAACATTTGCCGATGAGCAGGCGGCCTATCTTGCCGGGGCGGCTGCGGCCATGCTTGCCCGCCAGACCGACATGCCCGGCATAAGCGGACGCAAAATTATCGGCTGGATAACGGGTGAAGACTGCCCCGCCATGCGCTCCCTGCTGGGAGGATTCACCGAGGGCGCGCGCGTGATTGATCCAGAAGTACGTGTCGTCAACGTGGTTACAGGTTCATTTGCCAATGCGGAGGCTGGCCGCGCCGCAGCGAAAAATCTGCTCGACCAGGGTGCGGACATTCTGGTTCTGGCATGTGGTATGGGCAACGGCCCGGCCTTGCAGGAGGTTAAGGCGCGCAACGCATATGCCGTGGGGCTGGACACCGACAAGGACAACCTGCTGCCCGGCCATGTGCTCACCTCCATTCTCAAGCACCCAAACACGGCCGCCTACGACATCATAGCCGCTGCGGCCTCCGGCCACTTTGCAGGCAAGGAAATCATGGTGCGCGACCTGCAAAACGGCGGTGTGGACATTACGTCCATGGAGCCTTTCAAGGCTGGGGCTGGCAAGAATCTTGCCCCGGATATGGATCGCCGCCTGCGCGAACTGCGGGGCGAAATCCTCAACGGCGGCATCCGGCTCAAATCATTGCGCGAACGCACCTTGTGCGATTGTCTGTAAGAAGACTCCGCAAAACATCGCAATTTTATTGCTGATAAACGGGAAAAAATATACGGTTTCATATCGGGCGGATCAGGCCGCCCGCAAGGCGTCATCCCCCCTGCGCCCCAGACCATGGAAGAAGCATGCCCCCAGCGTGACCGGTATTGCCGATTACGCCACAACCATAAGCTTGCGAGGACTATCCATGATTATTGGCGTCACCAAGGAGATCAAGGCCGATGAATACCGTGTGGGCATCACGCCCGCCGGGGTCAAGGCGTTCACTGACCACGGGCACAAGGTTCTGGTAGAAAGCGGCGCAGGGCTTGGCAGCCGTATTGGCGATGACGAATTTGCCAAGGCTGGCGCAAGTATGCTGCCAGTGGAAGATGTATGGGCCAAGGCTGAAATGATCATGAAGGTCAAGGAGCCACTGCCCAGCGAATACAAATATTTTCGCCCCGGCCTACTGCTCTTTACCTACCTGCATCTTGCGGCGGACAAGGAACTCACCGACGCCCTGCTTAATTCCGGGGTGGTGGGCCTTGCCTACGAAACCGTGCAGCCCAAGGATCGCAGCCTGCCGCTGCTGGCCCCCATGTCTGAAGTTGCGGGCCGTATGGCCGTGCAGATGGGTTCCTACATTCTGACCAAACAGGCAGGCGGCGCGGGTATGCTGCTGGGCGGCGTGGCTGGCGTGCAGCGCGCCAGGGTCGCCATTGTGGGCGGCGGCACCGTGGGTACGGAAGCCGCCAAAATGGCCATGGGCCTTGGCGCGGAAGTTACCATTCTGGACAACAACCTGAACCGCCTGCGCTATCTGGGCGACATTTTCTCTTCCCGCGTCCAGACCCTTGCTTCCAACGAATACAATATCGCCGGGGCAGTTCAGGAGTCCGACCTTGTTATCGGCTCCGTGCTTATTCCCGGCGCCATGGCCCCCAAACTGGTGACAGAAGCCATGATCAAAACCATGCGCCCCGGCAGCGTGGTGGTGGACGTGGCCATTGACCAGGGCGGTTCGTTTGAAACCACGGCGGGCAGGCCCACAACCCACCACGAACCCACCTATGAAAAACACGGCGTCATCCACTATGCCGTTGCCAACATTCCTGGGGCCGTGCCGGTCACGTCAACCTATGCCTTGACCAACGCCACTCTGCCCTTTGCCCTGGAACTGGCGGACAAAGGTTGGAAAAACGCCTGCCGCGACAATATCGCCCTTGAGCGCGGCCTGAATACGGTTGATGGACAGTGCACCTTTGCTGGCGTGGCCGAAGCCTTTGGCCTGCCCTGCGCCTCCACAGCCCAGATTCTGCGCTAGCTGCGACGATTCAAAAAAATTCAGGCCCGTTTCAGGGAGAGCAAACGCTCCGCCACCTGAAACGGGCCTGTCTGTGTACAACGGGTGAAAATGGCGGGCCGCTACGTTCAGCTGAACCTTTTATTTAACCGGAGTTCCATCCACTCGTTGCGAAAAGCGCGGCACAGACATATGGCACACGCCCCGCCCTGTGCGGCGGGCAAAATCCTGATGGTAGGCCTCTGCCTCATAAAAAGGCCCTGCGGGCGCAATCTGCGTAACCACCCTGTAGCCAAGCTCGCGCAGGTGCGTCACCAGCTTTTCGACCACGGCCTTTTGTTCCGCGCCCTGATAAAAGACCGCTGAACGATACTGCTCGCCCCAGTCCGGCCCTTGCCTGTTGAGCTGTGTGGGATCGTGGATTTCAAAAAAACGGCGCAAAATCTGCTCGTAACTCACGCGCGAGGGATCATAGCGCACCAGCACGGCCTCCGCATGGCCGGTATCGCCCCGGCACACGTCTTCATAACTGGGGTTGACCGTGTGACCGCCCGTATAACCAGAAATCGCCTCGCACACGCCCGGTATTTTCTGAAAAGCGTCTTCCACCCCCCAGAAGCAGCCGCCAGCCACAATGGCTGTGGCCGTGCATCCTCCAGAGGCCGCATTCTGGCCTGAAGCGCCTGTAGCCGCCAGCGGAACGCCCCCGGCAGCGGAGGTTTCCTTTTTTGCTGCCAGCCGCGCCAGAGCCGCTTTTTCCGCATCGCTGCCCGCAGGGGCAAAACTCATGGACAGCGAATTGACGCAATGGCGCGTGTTCTTTTCGGTGAATCCTTCCCCCTCAAACACATGTCCCAGATGCCCGCCGCAGTTGGCGCAAATAATCTCAACCCTGCGACCGTCTGCATCGGGCACACGGCGCACCGCGCCCGGCACAGCCGTATCAAAGCTGGGCCAGCCGCAGCCGGACTCGAACTTGTCGTCCGAATGGTAGAGCGGCATGCCGCACTGGCGGCAGATATAGGTGCCCGCCTCATGGTTGTTAACATATTTGCCCGTATAGGGCGGCTCTGTGGCCTTGCGCAACAGCACATCCGCCTCCAGTCCTGAAAGCGGCGGCATGGGATACGTGTTTTGCATCGAAACCTCCGGAGCTGTAGGCGAAGCTCCAAAGGCCGCCAGCGGCAGACCCGGCAGCAGAGCCAACAGCATAAATGTACAAATGAGGAGACAACTCGTTCGTCCGGATCTGGGCATGGGTTCCTCCCGGCGCAGGCAGCGCATGCATTTTACATAAGCACAAGACCAGGCATGTCGAGGGGGATGCACGGCCTGCCTTCGATGCGCCCTACAAAAAAACGCCCACCCGCAGAGCGGACAGGCGCAAAACAATTGCAGCGCAAACAGGCACCTTATTCGGCAAACCCCTCGGGATTGCGCGAATGCCAGCTCCAGGCCGAGGCAATGATGCTGTCGATATCAGCGCGGGCTGTCCAGCCCAGCACCTCGGCGGCGCGCTCGGCGGAGGCAATGAGCCGCGCCGGATCACCGGGGCGGCGCGCGCCGATGCTGACGGCAATGTCGCGTCCGGTCACACGGCGCG comes from Desulfovibrio sp. UIB00 and encodes:
- the uvrA gene encoding excinuclease ABC subunit UvrA; protein product: MNTSKPCIHIEKARQHNLKNISLDIPRDELVVICGPSGSGKSTLAFDIVYAEGQRRYVESLSAYARQFLPQMDKPDVEKIEGLSPAISLEQQSVSRNPRSTVGTVTEIYDFLRVFFARLGRMYCPQCGRPIEARAADEIIGDIMALPQGTKFMVMAPLVELQKGTHQDKFKKLKAEGFARVRVNGEFYTLDDVPTLDKNKKHSIDLVVDRLVNKEGIRGRLADSVELALRYGEGRLVLHEPDKAAAGQEADTVHSTTSVCAHCRISLPAPSPQLFSFNGPQGACPRCVGLGGVDYFEPRLIAPNMGLSLNTGALLPWATDKMFSRYEDALKALGKRFKFQLSTPLEQFSEDALSALFYGEDEQGRPARASLGLRRNWMGGSVALGAGGDYQSEHFSDALRAQGQVGVSEKRWPGVIPLLESGMQYGDAWREALSRFRQTMDCPDCHGARLNTNALSVRVDDLNIAQFCNLSVERALEWLEKREFTGRHVVIAEPLMKELTHRLSFMRSVGLEYLSLGRSMSTLSGGEAQRIRLASQLGSGLVGVTYVLDEPSIGLHPRDNERLLGTLRSLQARGNTVLVVEHDEATICAADTVIELGPGSGSQGGEIMFQGRVDDLLGKADTLTARYLRGDDVIALPDERREGQGALVMHGITTNNLRDIDCRIPLGVLTCVTGVSGSGKSSLVVDTLYKHVALNLGLRVDQPGTIGGLEYEKGSAPVERIVAIDQTPIGRTPRSNPATYTKIFDEIRNIFAMTQDARKRGYRPGRFSFNVRGGRCEACGGDGQIRVEMHFLPDVYVTCDVCKGKRYNHETLEVRYKGLNIAEVLDLTVHQARQLFENYPSLERRLAVLEEVGLEYLRLGQPATTLSGGEAQRIKISRELGKRSLPGTMYILDEPTTGLHMHEVGKLIKVLHALVDRGASVVVIEHNTDMILASDHVLDMGPGGGENGGQIVSAGTPEAIVADPNSVTGRFLMQERLDRLKRRRE
- a CDS encoding DMT family transporter, which codes for MNNPALICQAYAFATVVLWSTAYVYTKVALAFFTPGPLGLLRCAVASLAFVGILLARGRARGGFFVPSARHLPLFAAAGLSGFTLYLLAFNEGSITLNPTTNCIVISTAPILTAALARLFFSERLPVLRWLALALAFGGVVVMNGGGQGFMLAPGMGWVLVAAVLISLYNITQRALSRHYGSMEIAAWSFFAGTLFLLYCLPQTIAQVQAAPARALWLALFLGIFPSAAAYLLWTRALALAPRTSLVTNYMFLTPFLSMLLDFAVTGGLPDASTFAGGAIIMGALLLFSLAGKRG
- a CDS encoding RNA methyltransferase, which produces MPKEPTARRKARFLEVLSHRQPDLTLVLANIHDPHNVSAIYRSCDAFGVSRVHLYYTNTAFPALGRKTSASARKWVETERHKTCEGMMAELRGQGMQVLATSFTEKARPMREWDFTRPTAVIMGNEHSGVEPELLAAADGELYIPMYGMIQSFNVSVASAIILAEAARQREAAGMYATPRFDEATLATRLGEWLEK
- a CDS encoding sodium:proton antiporter — its product is MNLLRLSAYALSALLLTPYTALAAADHLTVPGTLSAWWIIPFAGMLLSIAILPLTAHIFWEHHRGKISIFWALTFLVPCLAVYGPGVTFYEFCHIILLDYVPFLVLLFSLYTVAGGVRLKGSLTGTPPVNLGILAIGTVLASWMGTTGAAMLLVRPLLRANAHRKYRVHSVVFFIFLVANIGGSLSPLGDPPLFLGFLKGVDFFWTTSHLFLKTLSLSTALLAIYFVLDMVLYNKEGRPVPPINPAEAAPARPGQAMHSQEKLGLDGKINLLFLLGVVTAVLLSGLFPLGTIATVGGVPLEAQNVLRDAALLCLAWLSMRYTSRRCRELNGFTWGPIEEVAQLFFGIFVSMIPAMAILKAGTSGALAPLVELVSRDGQPVNAMYFWLTGVLSSFLDNAPTYMVFFNTAGGDAQTLMYHMPETLAAISAGAVFMGACSYIGNAPNFMVRAIAEDQGVRMPGFFGYILWSVCILVPLFALLTWFFFT